The following are encoded together in the Vigna unguiculata cultivar IT97K-499-35 chromosome 2, ASM411807v1, whole genome shotgun sequence genome:
- the LOC114174469 gene encoding uncharacterized protein LOC114174469, translating into MLDEEKEIFFQWFKRKVTWRPELEEKIRKIFNTKASHRLSEIFMEARKTGKKPHWMFDRVWSSLLAKWNQPKFRSKSARGSITIHEHAFRMAEQLGRPVHFDELFHYTHVRKNTGDFVDHRSKQTYEEFQTVFSQARSEAASCGEGEEISPLDPSEEEKLRKKSWLVTASGKNPKGRVYGVGKLNENHLCGEAFTQQPSSSAVMDSQKILRLEEEIRQSREEFRQSREENQ; encoded by the exons ATGTTGGATGAAGAGAAGGAGATCTTCTTCCAATGGTTCAAG AGAAAGGTTACTTGGAGACCTGAACTTGAGGAGAAAATTAGAAAGATTTTCAACACAAAGGCCTCTCATAGACTTTCTGAAATCTTCATGGAAGCAAGAAAAACTGGGAAAAAACCTCACTGGATGTTTGATAGAGTATGGAGCAGTTTGCTTGCTAAGTGGAACCAACCCAAGTTTCGATCAAAGAGTGCTC GTGGCTCAATCACCATCCATGAGCATGCCTTTCGCATG GCAGAACAATTGGGTCGTCCTGTACATTTTGATGAGCTTTTCCACTATACTCATGTTCGCAAGAATACCGGTGATTTTGTAGATCACAGATCTAAACAAACATAT GAGGAATTTCAAACTGTATTTTCCCAAGCAAGATCTGAGGCCGCTTCTTGTGGTGAAGGAGAAGAAATATCTCCATTGGACCCAAGTGAAGAAGAGAAGTTAAGGAAAAAAAGTTGGTTAGTTACCGCTAGTGGCAAAAATCCTAAGGGAAGGGTATATGGGGTTggaaaattgaatgaaaatcaTCTTTGCGGGGAAGCCTTCACACAACAACCATCTAGTTCTGCAGTTATGGATTCACAAAAGATTCTAAGGTTGGAAGAAGAAATTCGTCAA